In Dysgonomonadaceae bacterium zrk40, one genomic interval encodes:
- a CDS encoding toxin-antitoxin system YwqK family antitoxin yields the protein MRTKTTLFLLFLFVLLTAQDQKHSDPVVYYSNGYYYADKTQIRFYTGDYREYYENGTLKLEMQIRDGMPEGPYIVYFENRKPQEVRSYKDGKMHGLWRSYDLSGQILSEAEYKNGLKHGTWRIWDELGNLRYEMNYREGKKTGLWRMWDQKGALLDEKSY from the coding sequence ATGCGAACAAAAACAACCCTTTTCCTGCTTTTTCTCTTTGTTCTACTGACCGCACAGGATCAGAAACATTCCGATCCGGTGGTCTACTACAGCAACGGCTATTACTATGCCGATAAGACACAGATCAGGTTCTATACAGGTGACTACCGGGAGTACTACGAAAATGGCACCTTGAAACTGGAGATGCAGATCCGCGATGGTATGCCGGAGGGACCCTACATCGTCTACTTTGAAAACCGCAAACCGCAGGAGGTGCGCTCCTACAAAGATGGGAAGATGCACGGATTGTGGAGGAGCTACGACCTCTCCGGACAAATACTCTCTGAGGCGGAGTACAAGAACGGGCTGAAACACGGTACCTGGCGAATCTGGGATGAGTTGGGAAACCTGCGTTACGAGATGAACTACCGGGAGGGCAAGAAAACCGGTCTCTGGCGTATGTGGGACCAAAAGGGTGCGCTGCTGGATGAGAAAAGTTATTGA
- a CDS encoding cation transporter codes for MNKSTFRIALMDCPSEEQLIRMTLQPLGEVKTMLFYIPDRKLEVYHNGEPDMVLAALESLKLQTKLISTEITHEQEGEKSDSGQRKILLAVLIINFVFFGLEMLFGILSNSMGLVADSLDMLADSLVYGLALFAVGGSALRKKNIARTAGYLQLLLALTGMMEVIRRFVGVTELPDFRTMMVISFLALIANAISLYILQKEKSKESHIQASMIFTSNDIVINIGVIVAALLVNLLQSAFPDLVIGAIVFAIVVRGAYRILRLAI; via the coding sequence ATGAATAAAAGCACTTTTCGCATCGCACTGATGGACTGCCCAAGTGAGGAGCAACTAATTCGGATGACTTTACAGCCACTTGGAGAGGTAAAAACGATGCTGTTCTATATCCCGGACAGAAAACTGGAGGTATATCACAATGGCGAACCCGATATGGTGTTGGCAGCCCTGGAGTCACTCAAATTACAGACAAAATTAATATCTACGGAAATTACTCACGAACAGGAGGGGGAAAAAAGTGATTCGGGACAGCGCAAGATTCTTCTTGCTGTGCTGATCATCAATTTTGTTTTCTTTGGCCTGGAGATGTTGTTTGGCATACTCTCCAACTCAATGGGGCTGGTTGCCGACAGTCTCGATATGCTGGCTGACAGCCTTGTTTATGGACTTGCCCTCTTTGCAGTGGGGGGGAGTGCATTACGCAAAAAAAATATTGCCCGTACAGCCGGCTACCTCCAGCTGCTGCTGGCACTGACAGGAATGATGGAGGTGATCCGCCGATTTGTGGGAGTTACCGAACTGCCCGATTTCAGGACCATGATGGTGATCTCTTTCCTAGCATTGATTGCCAACGCAATCAGTCTTTATATCCTACAAAAAGAGAAAAGTAAAGAATCACATATCCAGGCCAGCATGATTTTCACCTCCAACGATATCGTCATCAACATCGGGGTGATTGTAGCTGCCCTACTGGTCAACCTGCTCCAGTCGGCCTTCCCTGACCTGGTGATAGGAGCAATCGTATTTGCCATCGTAGTCAGAGGGGCATACAGGATCCTGCGTTTAGCAATATAA
- a CDS encoding carboxypeptidase-like regulatory domain-containing protein, translating into MKSLLLLASSLLISLSAIADTESNEVKKEKESQPVAPVEMVQSLQLTGSVVDEKNHEALAGAAIVVDGKKYYSDLDGNFAINGVKPGRYSVVVELISYEPATMEVNLSGSQQMKIGLTQK; encoded by the coding sequence ATGAAATCTCTGTTGCTGCTTGCATCCTCACTGCTGATCTCTTTGTCGGCCATAGCCGACACCGAGTCGAATGAGGTGAAGAAAGAAAAAGAATCGCAGCCGGTTGCTCCGGTTGAAATGGTGCAGTCGCTGCAACTGACCGGTTCGGTTGTAGACGAAAAGAATCATGAAGCGCTGGCAGGTGCTGCCATCGTGGTGGATGGAAAAAAATATTATTCTGATTTGGATGGAAATTTTGCCATCAATGGCGTGAAACCAGGCAGGTATTCGGTTGTGGTGGAATTAATCTCCTATGAGCCGGCCACCATGGAGGTAAATCTCTCCGGCAGCCAGCAAATGAAAATCGGATTGACGCAGAAATAA
- a CDS encoding TonB-dependent receptor, with protein sequence MKEKLLRLSMVTLFLVTTMLPVLAQTGSIKGIIVDGATGEPLIGASVLVEGTTSGAAADLDGNFLINGLAAGSYSLRTTYIAYRPLVITEVKVEGGKETLLEIALETDEVSLDEVVVVATPRLESERILMRDQQNATVIRESVGAQQLSLQGVSDIATATSKITGVVKSEGSGEVYVRGLGDRYVSTTMNDLPIPSDDVERKNIDLALFSTGVIQNVGITKTYSSGGYADQTGGNINIVSKEFVVQFTLELQGGVNSSLLSNNQFSNFRVTPNLQNRMLTFYRREYNLVDAITKQSWDPRGKSLPLDFGFTTSGGKEFTLRERDLTLFYTLSYKSDHSHTTGVYRRFNSNTVYSDFSDTETWSSSANLTGLLNLAYRFNNNHKINYNLLFINKLTDQVYEQGRNGNGFKFDMDEISNSFFTRDMNSRTTMVLVNQLLGDHRFSDKNRLEWGLGYNLTAADEPNRIRNYTGFDQGSIYFSYRIADFENRKSSQEIDDRELNGYLRNKIDLTVGSSPWKLEYGINYRNKKRDFSNQFVGVQMMGVRKGDDNVDDLTSLFHDSGFASSKIKTIPPDLYNATLRALAGYVELGFSRGKLDGNAGVRYEYDRMDVEWDINNDDPLREPRIRKEYKQFYPGVNLRYNITEQQALRLSGSRTITLPEFKEIAPFAYTSPNSTLIQGSPELKASRNWNADVKWEYFKSTDELISLGAFYKKIEDPINITSLTGGAGYLIYANTGKQAGVIGLEAEARLNLFKNDLQSLRMILNGTRMWVSQDLLEAYQYNNKTSSGLQGASELITNLTLSYSHLPGNWQASLSGNYSSDRIYAMGSPKDATNRDYLYNDEIIEKGVITLDAVLSKGLTDHLTVKLVARNLLNPEMQMTQNLRDLNSREVENHVVESYRKGMRMQLSVNYTF encoded by the coding sequence ATGAAAGAAAAATTGTTACGGTTATCAATGGTCACCCTCTTCCTGGTGACAACGATGTTGCCAGTACTGGCCCAGACAGGTTCCATAAAAGGCATCATCGTGGATGGCGCCACCGGGGAGCCACTGATCGGTGCTTCGGTACTGGTGGAAGGCACCACCTCGGGGGCTGCGGCCGACCTGGATGGTAATTTCCTGATCAACGGACTGGCTGCCGGAAGTTATTCACTGCGAACAACCTACATCGCCTATCGCCCCCTGGTAATCACAGAGGTCAAGGTTGAAGGCGGAAAGGAGACACTGTTAGAGATTGCCCTGGAGACGGATGAGGTGAGCCTCGACGAAGTGGTGGTGGTGGCAACACCCCGCCTGGAATCGGAACGTATCCTGATGAGAGATCAGCAGAACGCCACGGTAATCCGTGAGAGCGTGGGAGCTCAGCAGCTTTCCCTGCAGGGTGTCTCAGACATCGCCACGGCCACCAGCAAGATCACCGGCGTGGTGAAGAGCGAAGGGTCGGGAGAGGTCTATGTGCGTGGACTGGGCGACCGATATGTCTCTACCACCATGAACGACCTGCCGATACCCTCCGACGATGTGGAACGGAAAAACATCGACCTCGCTCTTTTCAGTACTGGTGTGATTCAGAACGTGGGGATTACCAAGACGTACAGCTCAGGTGGTTATGCTGATCAGACAGGAGGCAACATCAACATTGTCTCGAAAGAGTTCGTCGTCCAGTTCACCCTGGAGTTGCAGGGCGGAGTCAATTCCAGCCTGTTGAGCAACAATCAGTTCAGCAATTTCCGTGTCACCCCCAACCTGCAAAACAGAATGCTCACCTTTTACAGAAGGGAGTATAATCTCGTGGATGCAATCACCAAACAGTCGTGGGATCCCCGTGGGAAAAGCCTACCGCTCGATTTTGGGTTCACCACTTCCGGCGGGAAAGAGTTTACTCTCCGGGAGAGAGATCTGACACTTTTCTACACACTCTCCTACAAGAGCGATCACTCACACACCACCGGGGTCTACCGACGGTTCAATTCCAACACGGTTTACTCCGACTTTTCCGATACCGAGACCTGGAGCAGCAGTGCCAACCTGACCGGGCTGCTCAACCTGGCTTATCGCTTCAACAACAACCACAAGATCAATTACAATCTTCTCTTCATCAATAAACTCACCGATCAGGTTTATGAACAGGGCCGCAATGGCAACGGATTCAAGTTCGACATGGATGAGATTTCCAACTCCTTCTTCACCCGCGACATGAACAGCCGCACCACCATGGTGCTGGTGAACCAGCTGCTGGGAGACCATCGTTTCTCAGACAAGAATCGCCTGGAGTGGGGTCTCGGTTACAACCTCACCGCTGCCGATGAACCCAACAGGATCAGGAACTACACCGGCTTTGACCAGGGTAGCATCTACTTCTCCTACCGCATCGCCGATTTTGAGAACCGGAAATCGAGCCAGGAGATCGACGACCGGGAGCTCAACGGTTACCTTCGCAACAAGATTGATCTGACCGTAGGCAGTTCACCCTGGAAGCTGGAGTATGGCATCAACTACCGCAACAAGAAACGTGATTTCAGCAACCAGTTTGTGGGGGTGCAGATGATGGGCGTGCGCAAGGGTGATGACAATGTGGATGACCTCACCTCGCTCTTCCACGATTCCGGTTTCGCCTCCTCAAAGATCAAAACGATCCCGCCGGATCTCTACAACGCTACGCTACGGGCACTGGCAGGTTACGTCGAGCTGGGATTCAGCCGCGGGAAACTGGACGGCAATGCCGGAGTGCGTTACGAGTACGACCGGATGGATGTAGAGTGGGACATCAACAACGATGACCCCTTGCGGGAGCCGCGTATCCGGAAAGAATACAAGCAGTTTTACCCGGGCGTCAATCTTCGCTACAACATCACGGAACAACAGGCCTTGCGCCTTTCCGGCAGTAGGACCATTACCTTGCCGGAGTTCAAGGAGATAGCACCCTTTGCCTACACCTCACCCAACAGCACCCTTATTCAGGGTAGCCCCGAGCTAAAGGCATCACGCAACTGGAATGCAGACGTCAAGTGGGAGTATTTCAAATCGACCGATGAGTTGATCTCTCTGGGCGCCTTCTACAAGAAGATTGAGGATCCGATCAACATCACCTCTCTCACCGGTGGGGCGGGTTACCTGATCTATGCCAACACCGGCAAACAGGCAGGGGTAATAGGCCTGGAAGCAGAAGCACGTCTCAACCTCTTCAAGAACGATTTGCAATCGTTGCGTATGATTCTCAACGGTACCCGCATGTGGGTTTCACAGGACCTGCTGGAAGCATATCAGTACAACAACAAAACAAGCTCAGGACTGCAGGGTGCCTCAGAACTGATCACCAACCTCACCCTGAGCTATTCTCATCTGCCGGGAAACTGGCAGGCGAGTCTCTCTGGCAACTACTCCTCCGACAGGATCTATGCCATGGGAAGTCCCAAGGATGCAACCAACAGGGATTATCTTTACAACGATGAGATCATCGAGAAGGGAGTAATCACCCTCGATGCGGTATTAAGCAAGGGACTTACCGATCATCTTACGGTGAAGCTGGTGGCACGCAACCTGCTCAACCCGGAGATGCAGATGACGCAGAACCTGCGCGACCTGAACAGTCGTGAAGTGGAAAACCATGTGGTAGAGTCCTACCGGAAAGGAATGCGTATGCAACTGTCTGTCAACTATACGTTTTAG